From Thermomicrobiales bacterium:
TGCATCCACTGGTATCGGTCATCACCGAAATTGGCTTCGATCACACCGACACCCTCGGCCACACCATCGAGGAAATCGCCTGGCACAAGGCCGGGATCATCGAACCAGCTACGCCAGTCGTGGCCGCCGTATCGGACCGCACAGCGCTGCAGGTGATTGCCGGGGAAGCGCGCACCCAGGGCGCCGATCTGCATCGTGTCATCCCGACGCAAGGCGACTTCCGCCGCACTAACGAGGCAACCGCTCGACTCGCGGTCGAGTTGCTCGGTTTCGATATCGCGCAGGCCGATATCGTGGAGGGGCTCGCGCATGCGCGCTTGCCGGGACGTACCGAGACCATGCAGGACCATCCTTTGGTCGTGCTGGACGGAGCGCACAACCCCCAAAAAATCGCTTCGCTTGCGGCGTGGTTCAGAACCATGCATCCGCATGCCAGACCGGTCGTGGTCGCGGGGTTCCTGGAATCGAAAGACGCGCGTGCCATGCTGGAGACGCTCGCATCGTTCGCCTCGGAACTGGTCCTGACCGAGCCGGCCATTCCGAACAAGGCGTCCCTTCCCGCCGCGCGCCTGGAAGCGCTTGCTCGGGAGATGATGCCCGCTGGTCCGGTTTCGATCGAGCCTGAGCCAGCAGCGGCAGTCGAACGTGCGATCGAACGCGCCAGACACAGTAATCAGCCGGTGCTCGTCACCGGATCGCTCTACCTGGTCGGGAACGTGCGCGGCCGCTGGTATCCAGATGAGTCCGTCTTGCTGCAACGAACTCCCTGGCCGCGGGTGTAGCCGACAGGAGTGGTTGGACGGAGAGGGTCCGATCGTCCGGTGGCAACACGAAAAAACCCGGAGGCGGTTCGCCCCCGGGATTCAGAGTTCAATTCTCTGTGCGGAGTGCTATCGCAGTCCGCGTTCCTGGGCGCGGTACCAGAAGAGTCCGACCACCGAAGCGATGATGCCACCGACCATCAGATAGATGCCGAGATCGCCCGCGCGGTCGTAGAACTCATACGTAGACGTGGCGATGCCATAGAACGTGAACCCTACGGCCCAAGCCGTCACTCCGACCGCCACTAGCAATCGCGCCAACATCCCCTCGTCGTTCCTTTCCCGCGCGAAGACGCGGATCGCACCCTCAAGCTCTGCCAAAGGGTAGCAAAAACCCCGCCGCCGCGTCGTCCCCAGCTACAAGATCTCCTTGGTCCGGTCATATCCAGTCGAGGTAATGAGCCTGGCGCCGCGGTCGAACCGCAGATACGACCACGCCCACTGCATCGCCACTCGCAATCGGTTCTGGAAGCCGATCAGGAAAAAGATATGAATCCAGAGCCAGACCAGCCACGCGCCGAACCCGGCAAGGCGGAACCCCCTGATATCGGCGATCGCCCGGTTGCGCCCAATCGTCGCGAGGTTGCCCTTGTCCTTGTAGACAAATGGCTCCGTCGGCCTGCCCGCAATCAGCCGGCGAATGTTCGCGCCGGTCTGGCTGCCTCCTTGCATGGCAACCTGCGCCACTCCGGGATAGGGCCGGCCATCTGGCCCCTGCAACGCGGCAAGGTCCCCCACGACGAAGATATTGGGATAGTCCTTGACGGACAGATCGGGTTGCACCAGGACTCGCCCCGCGCGGTCCAGCTCCACGCCCAGCGACTGGCCAATGGCCGAAGCCGCCACGCCCGCGGCCCAAATCACCGTGGCGGCACGAAACCGCCGTCCCCCGGCCATGACCCC
This genomic window contains:
- a CDS encoding Mur ligase family protein, coding for MTTDSTILRRYRSVVARSDALGMGAALDPRLTSYRQRAEHRLDGLRSMLEVFGDPLSATPIVHVAGTSGKGSTATAIASILTSAGYKTGLHTSPYLQVATEKLQIDRELIHGNAFAGLVESTLDRLEDAGFRPSYGQLWMAMVLRWFEQEAVDVAVIEVGAGGRFDLSNVVHPLVSVITEIGFDHTDTLGHTIEEIAWHKAGIIEPATPVVAAVSDRTALQVIAGEARTQGADLHRVIPTQGDFRRTNEATARLAVELLGFDIAQADIVEGLAHARLPGRTETMQDHPLVVLDGAHNPQKIASLAAWFRTMHPHARPVVVAGFLESKDARAMLETLASFASELVLTEPAIPNKASLPAARLEALAREMMPAGPVSIEPEPAAAVERAIERARHSNQPVLVTGSLYLVGNVRGRWYPDESVLLQRTPWPRV